TCCTGCAGTCATCTTGTTGTTGACATCACTGACACAATCCAAAGTTGGTGCAAGAATTGCTCTATCCTTGAAATAATTTTCAACGGATAAATTGGATAACATATCTGAATACACGAAATCAATGAGGTCATCCAAAGCTGTCTCAGAGTTCTTAATCAAAATGTCAGATGGTATATGAACGATCGATTCACCATCTGTTGTATCACCAGCCAAACCATCACcaattttgagtagccattctACAAAATTTCTGTGTTCTTGTATGTTGTTGTTTTCATCTAGTGACAATCTCATGTTTTTTGTAAGCTTCAAAACCTTACAGTTATGCCACAAATATGAAGAATTAATAGAAGACTGAATTATATCTTGCCTTGAGCCTCTAGGAATCACAGGTAAAATTTGTCTAAAATTTTCTCCGAGAACAACAACTTTACCTCCAAATGGCAAATGAGCATTATACGAATCTGAGCACCTTAAGATGTCTCTGAGGCATTTGTCTAAAGCTTCGTAACAATACTTACTTATCATTGGAGCTTCATCCCATATGATTAATTTGGCCTTGGATATTAACCTTGCAAGAGGACTTCCTTGTTTAATGCTACACAAAGAATCCTCATTTATGGCCAAAGGAATTTTAAACCTTGAATGTGCAGTTCTTCCATTAGGCAGCAAAAGTGCAGCAATCCCACTCGAAGCAACATTTAAAACGATACCTCCTTTAGACCTAATTGAGCATGATATAGTTGACCATAAGAACGTTTTTCCACAACCACCTTGACCGTATAAGAAGAAAAGTCCACCCATATTACCGCTAACAGCACCAATTATTTGATCGTATGCAAATTTTTGCTCATTAGTTAGCCTTTCTAAATACCCACCTAGTTCATTCGCAAGAGCATTAACGTCAAAGTTCAACTCTTCCATTATAATTCTGTCTTTTAAGTTGGACACCAAATTTTCTGAAGGATATGGCATTCCACAATATTCTTTCAATGACCTGCCATTTGATTGGAGCAAATCCTCAATTTTTGCAAGTGCAATATCTTTTATTTGGACTTCTGACATGATTAAATCtgtattttttcaatttaaaataacACAATTActtgaaaaattattaaattaatctCTGATAAAAAATGTTTGAAATACACTATTGAATGATAAATAACACTCCTTGTTTTCTATTTAAAAGATGTTTCATTAGTAACATGtccttttaaaaaatattattgtgaTTAACATGAATATCAAAATCattataacataaaataaaaaagacacaTAAATAACTGATGCAAATGCAAGTATTGAAAGTATGTGGATTTAGCTAATTGATAACTATCAATCAAAAATATTGCTGCCCCTAACATTACTCTTCTTTTAATACAGAAAAAATTTCAAACGTATTAAGAATATCACTGTTCCAATTATTTTAATAGTTgatttcaattaatatatacACTTAAAACTCTTCTCGTACTCTATGCCAATCAAACTCAATATCCTAATCAAAATTACTCATTGACATGAGATGATGACGTGGCAATTTACGATTGGACGAGACACGTTGGCACACGCAGAGTCCCTCAGGAACGAAGGCGTTTTATTACTGTCGTTGGTTTTCTTCTTCGCTGCGCTGATTCAGTTCCGAAGAGAGTGATCGAAAACATAAACAGAGAATGACAAAGTTTCAATCTTTCGTATTTGTTGTCGTTTCTGCGCTGATTTTAATCTTCCAATCATGCCCTTTTGCTGATGCACTCTATGGGTCATCATCACCTGTGGTTCAGCTCAATCCATCAAACTTCAAGTCCAAGGTGAATTCAAATTTCTTCCAAAGTTCAATATTTGAACCCTTTAAGCCCTTGATCCCACTGTTTTTCCAAATGGGTATTGCTTTGAAACTTCAAATTTTGCATCTTTTTAGTTGAAAATCATCTGGGCTTTATGAATCCCCCCCTTCTTTTCTCTTcctttagtattttatttaatttattattttatttttcccaTTAGTGAATGTAGTAgtaaaatgaatttaattttggcATACAAAATCTTTATAATGTTAGTTGGATTGATGATTTTTTCTTGCAAGCAAATATTGTTGGGATTTCAATTTGGTAGCTGAAAACTCATTGGGAGTTGTTCCATTGTTGTATCACAATGTTGTTAAGTTTCTTCATCAGAATGTATGCCAGTTTCGCCTTAGGTGGATGAAATATTGTGTTTTTAATATGTCATTGATATTGTTATGAGTTACCTTTTATTTATCCAGTTAATCATTAGAATTTATGGTTACTATTTGAATATTTGCAGGTTCTTAATTCAAATGGAGTTGTCCTAGTTGAATTCTTTGCTCCTTGGTGTGGCCATTGTCAAGCTCTAACTCCTACATGGGAGAAGGCAGCTAATGTGTTAAAGGGTGTAGCTACTGTGGCAGCACTTGATGCTGATGCTCACCAATCTCTCGCTCAGGTTACTCATTGTTCATTTCTCCATAACTTCCATTTTAGGTTTGATGAAATGATAACatctttttaataaataagataTGACTCCTTTGTTGTTCATTTCTTGCAGTAAGTTTTTTTCTGGCATATGAACTTGCTATAATGCATGTTTTACAATTCCTACACTATGTATGTTAATGAGTGCCTTTTTATACATCATCAATGTCTTTGTATTATTTAAAATGTGATTAACTAGACCTCTCAGGCTCAGCACTTGCCATTTTGCATATTTGATCGAAGAACCTAGTGCACAAGAATgaaaatgttttaaattttaaagttttacTTCCTATGGTTTAACACTACTCTTTGTAtgtaaagtttaaaaaaaaaatatctggTTGCATTGTTCTTTTGTGAATTTTCTTGATGAAATAAGTGAGTATGCCCTTGGAGATTCTTTATTAtcctcttcctttcttttgcatAACATCTGATTGTTCGCAATTGGAAATCTTATGGGGTTAGGATGtcattttttggatattttctTCATTTCTAATGATAAGTTTTTGTTGACAGttcaaagaaattaaatttgtGTCTTGTGCTATTTCAAATCACTTTTAGGAATATGGGATTAAAGGATTTCCAACCATAAAAGTGTTTGCACCTGGAAAGCCTCCAGTCGATTACCAAGGAGCAAGAGATGTCAAACCAATCGCAGAGTTTGCACTTAAACAGgtttgttggaatctcttcttGGTTGTTCTCGTATTTTtggcaaaagaaaaaaaattaccatTTATGTCATATTGGACTTTGGGCAGACTAGATAGATAGCTTGTGTGTTCGATAAACCCTATTTCTATGGAATATATCTAACAATATCTCATTATAGGAACAGGTTGAGAAAAACTTTAAGCAGACTAAGAGACTATTTAAACTAGTTTTCCTTAAACactttcaaaattcaaactagTTCTCAGAGTTGCCAAACTGCCCCTATAAATAATTTCTTTATGTTCAGGTAAAGCAACTTTTGAAAGATCGGTTGGATGGAAAGTCAACAGGAGGATCaagtgaaaagaaagaagaaaccaaCGCTTCAGTAGAATTGAACTCCGGCAACTTCGACGAATTGGTTATCAAAAGTAAAGAACTTTGGATTGTGGAGTTTTTTGCACCTTGGTAAGCGTTGcctatgctttaaaaatattcCATAGATAGATATCATTATATATAACCTCGCCGAACCTGAGGTATTTATACCTTTTTATCCGTAGTTCTCATAAAATCTATTGTCATTTCTCTCTTAAAGGTGTGGCCACTGCAAAAGATTGGCTCCTGAGTGGAAGAAGGCGGCCAATAACCTCAAGGGGAAGGTTAACTTGGGTCATGTTGACTGTGATGCCGAGAAGGTAAGAATACACAATACGTAACTAATAATACACCCTgaattccaaaatatctttCAATATGGAAATTCAGTACATTCATAACTCAAATGTATAAATTATGAAGACACCAAATTACAATTGATATATATTATGGAACGGACGGGAGTAAGAACTAGTGACTCTTAAATTCATCATTGATCAGAGGAAAAGATTTGTATTTTCCTCTTAAATTTCTATTGTTCTGATGTGGTGGTTGTTCTCAGTCCCTAATGAGCAGGTTCAAAGTTCAAGGGTTCCCAACTATCTTGGTATTTGGTGCTGATAAAGATAGTCCAGCCCCTTATGAGGGTGCAAGAACTGCTGCAGCCATCGAATCGTTTGCACTAGAGCAGCTAGAAACAAATGTTGCTCCCCCAGAAGTGACGGAGCTACATGGTCCAGTAAGTGGTTTCCTTTCCATCTTTACTTGATTTTGGGATTTTTAGTTTGAATGAGATCAATGATGTACCATAAGCCTTGTTTATATAGGATGTTATGGAAGAGAAATGTGGTTCTGCCGCAATCTGTTTTGTCGCCTTCCTTCCTGACATCTTGGATTCCAAGGCAGAGGGAAGAAACAGATACATTCAACAGCTATTATCAGTTGCGGAAAAATTCAAAAGGAGCCCCTACAGGTAAGTAAAGAAGGGTTGGCTTTTGCTTTTCATCCATCCGTTAATTGCACCTTGTGAGAAATCTTTTCATGTCAAAATTGTTTGTTAATTCCATCCATGCTTAAAAGCTATAATATGGATTTAATTTTTGGTGGCTACTCATGTGAAgatgataattaaaatattgacATATTATGTTAAACAGTTTAGTCAAACatgtcaaatcatctaacagtTATCATTTATCATCTTCACGGATATCTTCATGTCAGtgtcattttaaatttttatgtattGGCAGTGTAATTTTACATACTTTCAGTCATGTAGTGTCACATCAATGGAAGTGTTTGACTTAACTATCCACCAACTTTAAATTCTTACAAATGCAAACATCTGAATAACAACCAAAGTCTATGAATCAGACAATTTCATAGTATTATATTATAGttaatatttattgatttttttccTCTTTGAATTTGTGTTTTCAACAGCTATGTGTGGGCAGCTGCTGGTaagcagccggatcttgagaaGCATGTCGGCGTTGGCGGCTATGGTTATCCAGCCTTGGTGGCCCTCAACCTCAAGAAAGCTGTATATGCTCCTCTCAAGAGCGCTTATGAGCATGAGCACATTGTGTAAGTTTCTTCTAATTTTAGCCTAAAATAACAAACACTAAGAACTCCTTCTAATGAAATGAAAAAGTATTTAAATATTCGTGGGTTTCTTTTTGTCTCCAGTGAATTCGTGAAAGAAGCCGGCCGAGGCGGCAAAGGCAATTTGCCACTCGGAGGCACCCCAACCATTGTAAAAACAGAACCATGGGATGGGAAAGATGGAGAGATAATGGAGGAGGATGAATTTTCACTTGAAGAGCTCATGGGGGAAGATTCCTCAAACAAGGATGAACTGTGATGAAATCAAGAAGGGAATTCATACAGAATTTGAGGTTCCAAGTCAACCGATTTTGAAGTTAGAGCCTTGGAGGCAATGTTAGTGTACCAGGGTCATTGTTTCCATGATGATTAGAGAGGAGACTACCTTGAAGGAATATAGATTGTTGTCATGATGTTGTGCTGACTGTTCTTTTTCATGTTCCAATCCAAAGACCAATTGGTGATCTTTTGAGGAGCATAAAATCTGATATTCAATGGAACATATTGAGAAAATCTTGTGTTTTGGTAATATAAACAGTGCCAAGGTTAACCTCtgttatttttagataaaattatACTCTGATTTTAGTAAAAATTAGTCATATCAAACACACATATCTTGCTTTGTCATATCATTCATATTAAGAGGAAAGAATTAGTATAATATTCTATAGAatataagaataagaataataaatatgttGCATAACTTAAATTACTACATATTATTAAAGGGTGGTATAATTTACTTATATTTTATTACCTTatgtaaaagataaataagctAAGTCAGTTAACTGTTATCAAGCCATCTGCAttgatttaataaaataaagtaattgCAACATAAAATAAAACCAAACGCTAATGCCAAACCCTTTTGATATAGATATTGAAACTGGTTATACACTAGAATTCGCTATCTCCAAAATTTCAACCATGAAAGTTTATGTACCTACATCTATAAACATTACATGCAAAAACCTACACAACCAAGTGCCTTGTGCTTCCTAATTCTAATGCACTCTCCAGTCTTGAAATTTGGAGGGAGCATCTCTGGAATTCTAATCTTTTAATCCTGTCTATTATTGTTTCTATTTGGTTCTGAATTTTGTGGGAATCAGGATGAATTCTAAAAGTTAGCATTGTGTATCTTCCATAAACAATCTCTTCTTAAAGGTGAGTCTGTAAATATGGCTTTGATGAAATCTTCCACCTACAAAGAGATTACCAACAAAAATGTAAGTAACATAACAAGGTGCAACAACAAATTAAGAAGCTTATATCAAACATGGTTCCAATATTTTTAGTTCTATAACAATGACTAAGACTGTAAAAGAAACGACAATAGttattccctttcttttctttttctttctatttttatgGTGAAGCACtggataaaaaaaaatagttgtttgggaattttattttaagattgAAAACTTCATCCAGTCTATATTTAGAAATTTCAAAAGTTAtatttagttataaaattacaaaaaactCAGATGATTAACCGTTGGAAAGTTCTGTATGAAATTATGATCATGGCAGAAGTTTCAAAGCATCcaagaaagggaataaaatTTATAGTCGCAAGTGATGAAGCCATTGATCATTATACCTCAGTTATCGTAAAGCCACAAGAGATCAGTTCTTTATTCTCCCAAGATGCTGTAATGGATTTTAAAGGCATATCTAACAATTCTGATGCACATGAAAGATGAAGAAATTAGTTTTGAAGAGATGAGCTAGTGATAGATAATCAAACATAACTTCTAATCAAATAATTACATATATGACGGAACATGCCTGATAGTTTGCGGATTTTACTTAAAGATGGTATAAGGTTATCAAGAGATTCTCCAGAGAACTCGTGCGATTTCTGATCCATGGTGGCCAGGGAGTTGAATAAAGGTGATAGGCTTTCCAGCATTAACTGGATTAGTCTTTGTAGCTGGAAATGTGAGTGGAAGTTATTAGACCAACTTCCGAAACATCAATGGCACAATTACAAGCATTACTTCATAAATTCAAGGAATAGAGTATAGACTCTACCTGTAAAGTCTCATCTGCTGCCATGTCATCTAAGAGGAGTATATCTCTTGCAATTCTTGAGAAAACCGACTCTATGACTGTACTCATGCTTTTCCGGTAAGTTGAAGGAAGCAAGAGTGGCTCCCATATGATACGCACTTTCTCCAGGATGAACACAACCTAAACAAGACACCCAACTTCATGTCATTTATGAAAATTAGAGGAAATCAGCTTGTAGCTTGCAAGAATAAGGAATGGAAGAAAAGCAGGAAAAATGAAAAACCTATAGGTTAATAAATGATATCATCCACACATTATACTGGCAAGAAAATTTACCTGCTCTATGCTGAATTTAGCTGACTCAAATTCTTTCATCTGATGGGTATTTTGAAATCCATCAGCACCATCTATGGCCTATAAAACAATGTGTAAAAGGCTTAAGGCTGTGAGTAAAACATAACTTCATGGATATGAGATATCCCTACAGATGAACAGGGATTGTAACAGAGCCAGTACCTCCTTCAAGTTGTAAATAACACGATGAACTTGTCTCTGCAGTATTCCTTCTGCCAAAAGCTGAAACCTTGGAGCCAAATCAACAAAGACAGCATGCTCTTTCAAGGAGCTTGGAAAGTCTGTTCGATACTGAGACAACAGCATCCAAATGAATGAGCCATGGAAAAACAACCAACCAATATATAAAATACACAAGGTATACATTGCATATCCATATCAACTATTTCATGTGATTTACAAAACAGAGCCAGTAATGTAAGCAAAAGCTACAATCTACTATCAAAATAATCCATGTGAAGACGAAATCAGGAGGAACAAAAAAAGATCCGTTTTGATTAAAAATGTTATGAATTTACTTCATCTTTAGTTAATGTTATGAATTCACTTCATCTTTAGTTATTGAAGTATGTTTACCTCAAATGCAAGACCAAGTATCTCTTGTGAAAGATAAAGACAGTCATTATGCATCAGAACAGCTACTTGATTGATGCCATCTAGCTGCCTCTCTAGCTTCACAAGTCAAAATAGAACTTATTACTGTGAGGCCAAAGCATACAAAGATGAAATTGAACAGTCAAATACAGTGACGACTGAGAACTCCGAAGTGACACTAACGTCATAACCACAATAAGCATATCtgccaatatatatatatatatagtaacaTTTGACATTGGACATAAAATTGTTCGTCTTTCATAAAATTCACACTATGAAGTAACTGATTGAAGAAAACTAGCATGGACTGACCTTGACAGGGACAACAACCTCATAGAGGAGTATAGCATCTCTAGCTGCACGATAAAATTCCAATGCAACTCTTGTAGATGACAGACAAACATCCTGAAAATTAATCATTCATTTATTAATGTGAAACTAATTGTAGGTCAACTAACTGAAAATATTTACATGAATGCAATTTAAGTAACCTTACACTAAAAGTATGATCATACTAATAATTGCATGAAAGATGAATATATTAACAAATCATGCACTTCACCATCTCCTGGTATGTTATCAAATCAAATCATTCAAAGTCTTCACAATCTAAGTTCAGTACTACAAAATTACTTATTTAAATCTTCCAACATCATGGATTCTACCAGGGAAAAATTGGTTATTGGAATTTAGtttcctttctccatcatgtCACACAATGTACTTCCAGCAATAttctttttggaaaaaaaaaaaaaagagaaaaaaagaaaatacaattCTTTTTTAGAATACCTGCAGAGTCTGATGAACTAGCTCCATCAATTGTTTGGCTGCTTTGGATACTAAACACCTTTCTGACAAGAAAAGCAAATCAACCACATGGCTGGATGATTGCATAGAAGCTCCATCATTCTTCCCAATAGAACCCTTCCTTGTATACTCCTGTAGCAATACTCTCCATCAATAACTAGAAGATTGAAATAGCA
The Arachis stenosperma cultivar V10309 chromosome 7, arast.V10309.gnm1.PFL2, whole genome shotgun sequence genome window above contains:
- the LOC130940873 gene encoding protein disulfide isomerase-like 2-3: MTKFQSFVFVVVSALILIFQSCPFADALYGSSSPVVQLNPSNFKSKVLNSNGVVLVEFFAPWCGHCQALTPTWEKAANVLKGVATVAALDADAHQSLAQEYGIKGFPTIKVFAPGKPPVDYQGARDVKPIAEFALKQVKQLLKDRLDGKSTGGSSEKKEETNASVELNSGNFDELVIKSKELWIVEFFAPWCGHCKRLAPEWKKAANNLKGKVNLGHVDCDAEKSLMSRFKVQGFPTILVFGADKDSPAPYEGARTAAAIESFALEQLETNVAPPEVTELHGPDVMEEKCGSAAICFVAFLPDILDSKAEGRNRYIQQLLSVAEKFKRSPYSYVWAAAGKQPDLEKHVGVGGYGYPALVALNLKKAVYAPLKSAYEHEHIVEFVKEAGRGGKGNLPLGGTPTIVKTEPWDGKDGEIMEEDEFSLEELMGEDSSNKDEL